The Mycolicibacterium doricum genome includes a region encoding these proteins:
- a CDS encoding type II toxin-antitoxin system VapC family toxin: protein MLDTSTVILLGQISDPSELPDESVISAITLAELSVGPHVARDDTERSARQQHLQQAEADFDVLPFDGDCARAFGAVAAALRASGRKPAARAYDALIAASAIAHALPLYTCNPADFAGIPRLELRSVTHPHHQ from the coding sequence ATGCTGGACACCTCGACGGTGATCCTCCTCGGCCAGATATCCGACCCATCCGAGCTTCCCGATGAATCGGTTATTAGCGCGATAACGCTCGCCGAGCTTTCCGTAGGTCCGCACGTAGCGCGCGACGATACCGAGCGCAGTGCCCGTCAGCAGCACCTGCAGCAGGCCGAGGCGGACTTTGATGTTCTTCCGTTCGATGGTGATTGTGCGCGGGCATTTGGCGCCGTCGCGGCGGCACTGCGCGCATCGGGGCGTAAGCCCGCGGCGCGCGCGTATGACGCACTCATCGCGGCGAGCGCGATCGCGCATGCGTTGCCGCTCTACACATGTAATCCAGCCGACTTCGCGGGAATTCCGCGACTTGAGCTCCGGTCGGTCACCCATCCCCATCACCAGTAG